The Blautia luti nucleotide sequence CTTTTTTCAGAGTTTAGGGACGCATACAAATGAGGGTATGCGGATTTCTATTTATATAATATAAGAAAAAAGGTGGGAAAAGTCAATGGGGTTTGAGGGGCAAAAAGTTTGGGGACGGCAGGAAATATTTTTGCTGCAATTTTTTATAGAAAGATGTAAGACTGCATGATAAAATGAAAAATGTCACTAAACGAATGTTGGATTTATAAAAAGAGGATTTTGCTATGGTTAAACTGATTGCTTCAGATATAGATGGAACTTTGGTAAAGGATGGAACTCTGGCGATTGATCCGGAGTATATGGATGTGATCGGGCGGTTGATTGATAAGGGGATTGTTTTTGTTGCCTGTTCAGGTCGGCAGTTTCGAAGTGAGCGGAAATTGTTTGCACCCATTGCAGACAAGCTTCTCTATGTTTCAGATGGAGGAACTGTTGTCCGGACTCCGAAAGAAATTCTGAAAGTACATGCCATGCCGGATGAAATCTGGAAAGGGATGTGTTCTATGATCCGTGAAAATATGCCTTCCTGTGATTATTTTGTATGTACACCGGAGTGCTGCTTTGCCGAAGACGGAGGAAGCCGAATGTTCCACTGGCTCAGGGATTCTTATGGATATGATATCCGCGAAGTACCCGAAATGTTAAAGCTAAAAGATCAGCAGATCATTAAGTTCTCCGTATATCACCAGAACGCCTGTGAAGAAATGTGTGCATCTCTGTTCACTCCTGCCTGGAAAGATAAAACCGTCATGGCCGCCGCAGGCAAAGAATGGATGGACTGTACTCCCATCGGTTCAGGAAAAGGACCTGCGCTTGCCTTTCTGCAGAAATATCTCGGAATCTCCCCTGAAGAAACCTGTACCTTCGGAGACAATCTCAACGATATAGAAATGCTCCAGAACGCAGGATTCAGCTACGCAGTCTCCAACTCCCGCCCGGAAGTACAGGCCGCTGCCAAAGATACCTGCCCGCCTTACTGGGAAAATGGAGTTCTGCAGGTTTTGAAAACGTTTTTATAAATAACAAACTCCCGGGATTGTTTTCCGGGAGTTTGTTATTTTAATTATACTTCTTTTACTGCATCTTTCATAGATTTCACATACTCTTTCACATACGGCACACAATCAACTCCATGTGCTGCACATAATTTCACAATTGCAGATCCTACAATTGCACCGTCAGACTGTGCTGCCATCTTCTTCGCCTGTTCCGGTGTGGAGATTCCGAATCCTACTGCGCAAGGAATGTCTTTTGCAGTTTTCACCAGTTTCACCATTGCGCCGATGTCTGTCGTAATGTTGGTTCTGGTTCCTGTAACGCCGAGGGAGGATACGCAGTATACAAACCCTTCCGCTTCTTTTGCGATCTGTGCGATTCTCTCGTGAGAAGTCGGTGCGATCAGGGAGATCAGATCGATGCCGTATTTCTTGCATACAGTATCAAACTCTTCTTTTTCTTCAAACGGTACATCCGGCAGGATCAGGCCGTTCATTCCAATTTCTGCAGCTGTTTTGATGAAGCGTTCTGTTCCATAGGAAAATACTACGTTTGCGTAGGTCATAAATACCATAGGAATGGAACTGTTCTTTCTGATCTTTACTACCATGTCAAATACTTTATCTGTCGTTACGCCATCGGAGAGGGCTCTTACATTTGCTCTCTGGATCACCGGACCTTCTGCTGTCGGGTCGGAGAATGGGATTCCAAGTTCAATCAGGTCTGCACCTGCTTCCTCCATTGCGTATACAAGCTGTTCTGTCACCTCCAGAGACGGGTCTCCGCAGGTGATAAACGGGATAAATGCCTTACCTTTTTCAAATGCTTCTGCGATTTTCTTATTCATGGATATCCTCCCCTCTGTAACGTGCGATTGCCGCGCAGTCTTTATCTCCACGTCCGGAGATTGTGATGACTACGATCTGGTCTTTGCTCATCTGTGGAACAATTTTCTTTGCGTAAGCTACTGCATGAGCGCTCTCGATTGCAGGGATGATTCCCTCTGTTCTGGAAAGGTACTCAAATGCTTCTACTGCTTCTTCGTCTGTAACAGGTACATATTCTGCACGTCCTATATCATAGAGATGTGCATGTTCCGGTCCGATTCCCGGATAGTCCAGACCTGCGGAAATGGAATATACCGGTGCGATCTGGCCGTATTCGTCCTGACAGAAATAGGATTTCATTCCGTGGAAGATTCCAAGTTTTCCGGTTGCGATAGTTGCTGCTGTCTCTGCTGTGTTTACACCACGACCTGCTGCCTCACATCCGATCAGACGAACGTCTTTGTCATTGATGAAATTGTAGAATGTTCCAATCGCATTGGAACCGCCGCCTACACATGCAAGTACTGCATCTGGGAGTCTGCCCTCTTTCTCAAGGATCTGCTCTTTGATTTCTTTGGAAATGACTGCCTGGAAATCACGGACGATTGTCGGGAATGGATGCGGGCCCATTACAGAGCCAAGTACATAGTGAGTGTCGGAAATACGGTTTGTCCACTCTCTCATTGTCTCGGAAACTGCATCTTTCAGTGTTGCTGTACCTGAGGTAACTGCGTTGACCTTTGCTCCGAGAAGACGCATTCTGTATACGTTTAATGCCTGACGTTCTGTATCTTCTTTTCCCATGAAGATTTCACATTCCATACCCATGAGGGCTGCTGCTGTAGCTGTGGCTACACCGTGCTGGCCTGCGCCTGTTTCTGCGATGACACGGGTCTTGCCCATTTTCTTGGCAAGAAGTACCTGGCCAAGTACGTTGTTGATCTTGTGGGCACCTGTGTGATTTAAGTCTTCTCTCTTTAAGTATACTTTTGCGCCGCCAAGGTCTTCTGTCATGTGGGAGGCAAAATAAAGACGGGATGGTCTTCCTGCATATTCGTTCAGAAGCTCTGTGAGTTCTGCGTTAAATTCCGGGTCATCTTTGTAGTGGTTATAGGCTTCCTCCAGTTCGATGACAGCGTTCATTAATGTTTCCGGTATGTACTGTCCGCCGTGAATGCCGAATCTTCCTTTTGACATCTGTGTGTCCTCCTTGTGTATCTAATTTCTGTTCTATATTTTATTTGTGCACCAGATTCACTGCTTCCACAATCTTGCTCCTGTCCTTTACGCCATCCGTCTCTACGCTGCTGCTTAAATCTACTGCATAAGAGCGTATCGTACGGACTGCCTGTTCAAGATTGTCAGGACCAAGACCTCCTGCCAGGAAAAATGGTCTGGTTATTTCCGGGATCAGGGACCAGTCAAAGGTTTTGCCGGTTCCACCGCTTCCCTGATCCAGCAGGATGTAATCTGCCGGGCTTTGTAATGCCAGTTCAATATCCTGAGTTGTTTTTACGGAAAAAGCTTTAATGACCTGGTGTCTGGTGTTTCTCTGGATTCTTCTGATGTAATCCTCATCTTCCTGCCCATGAAGCTGCGCAATCTGGATGGTTCCGTCGAGAAGCAGTTCCTCTACCCTTTCCGGGGAAGCGTTTACGAAAACGCCTACCGGGATAATGTCCGGATGCAGGTTTGCAGTAAGAGTTCTTACCTGGTCACCTGTGACGTTTCTGCTGCTTTTTGGAAATTCTATGATAAATCCGCAGTAGTCTGGTTTTGCCTCATTTACATATGTAATGTCTTCCGGGCGTTTCAGACCGCAGATTTTGATTTTTGTTCTTTGCTGTTGTTCTCTGGTCATGACAATCCTCCGCAGATAATGTTTTATCTATCAACGTAATGGACTGCCATTTAAGCTTTCCAGCACTGCTTTCTTGTCCGGGCTTCGCATGAGTGTTTCGCCGATCAGTACGGCGTCTACCTGATTTTCATAAAGAAGTCTGATGTCATCCGGGGTGCGGATTCCGCTTTCGGAGACAAAGACCACATTGTCCGGTGCCATTTTTCTCAGGCGGATACTGTTGTTCATGTCTACCTGGAAAGTTCTGAGGTCGCGGTTGTTTACTCCCACTATCTCTGCACCCAGATTTAAAGCTCTGTCTACTTCATACTCATCATGCGCTTCTACCAGCGCATCCAGTCCAAGCTCTTTTGCAAGCTGTCTGTACGCTTTCAGTTCACCGTCATCCAGAATTGCGCAGATAAGAAGTACTGCGGAGGCTCCCAATGATTTCGCCTGATAAATCATGTATTCATCCACTGTAAAATCCTTTCGAAGCACCGGGATGTGCACGGTGGCTGCGATTTCTTTCAGATACTGGTCAGAACCCTGAAAGTAAAAAGGTTCTGTGAGACAGGAGATTGCGCTTGCTCCTGCCTGTTCATATTCCTGCGCGATTGCCAGATATGGGAAGTCCGGTGCAATAAGCCCCTTGGACGGGGATGCTTTCTTTACTTCGCAGATATAGGACATGCCGTCTTTTTGCAGTGCCTGCAGGAATGTCATTTTCTGTAACGTGTTTTTGTTGATCTCCTGAATTCTGTTTTCCAGTTCAGATACCGAAACCTGCGCTTTTTCTTTTGCGATCCTCTCAGTTGTTCTGGCTGCGATTTCTTCTAATATATTCTTCATAAGCTTAATGATTGTTCTTTCATATTCTTTGTTTTGCTGTTACTTTTTATTTGTCTCTTCCACAAATTCTTCCAGTTTCTTCAATGCTGCACCATTGTCGATAAGGGATTCTGCAAGTTTCACGCCCTCTTCCATGGAAGCTGCTTTTCCTGCGATATAGAGTGCTACACCTGCATTTAAGCAGACAGCCTGACGCTTCGGTCCTCTTTCTTCGCCTTTTAAAATTGCTTTGGTGATCTCTGCGTTCTCTGCAGGAGTGCCGCCTGTGAGGGCACCTTTCTCGCATTTCTCATAGCCGAACTGCTCTGGTGTGATCTCGTAGGATGTGAATTTGCCATCTTTGATCTCGCATACGGATGTCGGTGCACACATGGAAATCTCATCCAGGCTGTCCTGTCCGTAAACGACCATTCCTCTGTTTACACCAAGGTTTGCCATTACCTGTGCAAGGGGCTCTACCAGTGCCTGATCGTAAACTCCCATCAGCTCCATGTTTGCACCTGCCGGGTTGCTTAACGGTCCAAGAATGTTAAATACAGTTCTGATTCCAAGTTCTTTTCGAATCGGTGCCACATATTTCATGGCAATGTGGTAGTTCTGTGCAAATAAGAAGCAGATGTTGATTTTCTTCAGGATCTCTGCGCTGCGTTCCGGTGTTAATGTGATCTTTACTCCAAGTGCTTCCAGAACATCTGCTGCACCTGATTTGGAGGAAGCTGCTCTATTTCCGTGTTTAGCAACTGGAACACCGCCTGCTGCGATCACCAGGGAAGAAGTTGTGGAAATGTTAAAGGAGTTGGATCCATCTCCGCCTGTACCTACGATTTCCAGAACATCCATGTCATGGAGAAGTTTGATGCAGTGTGCTCTCATGCCTGCTGCGGAAGCAGTGATCTCATCAATGGTCTCTCCTTTTAAGGATAAAGCTGTAAGATAGGCGGACATCTGTACAGGTGTTGCCTGACCGCTCATGATCTCGTCCATTACAGTTTCTGCTTCTGCGTATGTTAAATCCTGTTTCTTTGATAATTTGATAATGGCTTCTTTAATCATTTCTTACTACCTCCATAAAATTCTCTATCATTACTCTGCCGTCCGGTGTCATTACAGATTCAGGATGAAACTGTACTCCGAAGACAGGATATTTCGTATGTTCCACTGCCATGACCTCGCCGTCCTCTGACTCTGCAGTTACTTTCAGTTCTTCCGGCAGGGTGTCTTTTAATGCTGCCAGGGAATGATATCTGGCTGCAGCAAAAGTATCCGGCAATCCTTTGAAAAGCTGGCTTTCACATGTTTTATACATCAGCTTTTTCTTTCCATGCATCAGTTCTTTTGCATAAGATACGGTTCCGCCAA carries:
- the trpD gene encoding anthranilate phosphoribosyltransferase; this encodes MIKEAIIKLSKKQDLTYAEAETVMDEIMSGQATPVQMSAYLTALSLKGETIDEITASAAGMRAHCIKLLHDMDVLEIVGTGGDGSNSFNISTTSSLVIAAGGVPVAKHGNRAASSKSGAADVLEALGVKITLTPERSAEILKKINICFLFAQNYHIAMKYVAPIRKELGIRTVFNILGPLSNPAGANMELMGVYDQALVEPLAQVMANLGVNRGMVVYGQDSLDEISMCAPTSVCEIKDGKFTSYEITPEQFGYEKCEKGALTGGTPAENAEITKAILKGEERGPKRQAVCLNAGVALYIAGKAASMEEGVKLAESLIDNGAALKKLEEFVEETNKK
- the trpC gene encoding indole-3-glycerol phosphate synthase TrpC; translated protein: MKNILEEIAARTTERIAKEKAQVSVSELENRIQEINKNTLQKMTFLQALQKDGMSYICEVKKASPSKGLIAPDFPYLAIAQEYEQAGASAISCLTEPFYFQGSDQYLKEIAATVHIPVLRKDFTVDEYMIYQAKSLGASAVLLICAILDDGELKAYRQLAKELGLDALVEAHDEYEVDRALNLGAEIVGVNNRDLRTFQVDMNNSIRLRKMAPDNVVFVSESGIRTPDDIRLLYENQVDAVLIGETLMRSPDKKAVLESLNGSPLR
- a CDS encoding Cof-type HAD-IIB family hydrolase: MVKLIASDIDGTLVKDGTLAIDPEYMDVIGRLIDKGIVFVACSGRQFRSERKLFAPIADKLLYVSDGGTVVRTPKEILKVHAMPDEIWKGMCSMIRENMPSCDYFVCTPECCFAEDGGSRMFHWLRDSYGYDIREVPEMLKLKDQQIIKFSVYHQNACEEMCASLFTPAWKDKTVMAAAGKEWMDCTPIGSGKGPALAFLQKYLGISPEETCTFGDNLNDIEMLQNAGFSYAVSNSRPEVQAAAKDTCPPYWENGVLQVLKTFL
- a CDS encoding anthranilate synthase component II, giving the protein MILLIDNYDSFSYNLYQLIGGVEPDIKVVRNDECTLEEIAEMKPEAIILSPGPGRPEDAGICIPVIKEFAGKIPILGVCLGHQSICEAFGGTVSYAKELMHGKKKLMYKTCESQLFKGLPDTFAAARYHSLAALKDTLPEELKVTAESEDGEVMAVEHTKYPVFGVQFHPESVMTPDGRVMIENFMEVVRND
- the trpB gene encoding tryptophan synthase subunit beta, encoding MSKGRFGIHGGQYIPETLMNAVIELEEAYNHYKDDPEFNAELTELLNEYAGRPSRLYFASHMTEDLGGAKVYLKREDLNHTGAHKINNVLGQVLLAKKMGKTRVIAETGAGQHGVATATAAALMGMECEIFMGKEDTERQALNVYRMRLLGAKVNAVTSGTATLKDAVSETMREWTNRISDTHYVLGSVMGPHPFPTIVRDFQAVISKEIKEQILEKEGRLPDAVLACVGGGSNAIGTFYNFINDKDVRLIGCEAAGRGVNTAETAATIATGKLGIFHGMKSYFCQDEYGQIAPVYSISAGLDYPGIGPEHAHLYDIGRAEYVPVTDEEAVEAFEYLSRTEGIIPAIESAHAVAYAKKIVPQMSKDQIVVITISGRGDKDCAAIARYRGEDIHE
- the trpA gene encoding tryptophan synthase subunit alpha; its protein translation is MNKKIAEAFEKGKAFIPFITCGDPSLEVTEQLVYAMEEAGADLIELGIPFSDPTAEGPVIQRANVRALSDGVTTDKVFDMVVKIRKNSSIPMVFMTYANVVFSYGTERFIKTAAEIGMNGLILPDVPFEEKEEFDTVCKKYGIDLISLIAPTSHERIAQIAKEAEGFVYCVSSLGVTGTRTNITTDIGAMVKLVKTAKDIPCAVGFGISTPEQAKKMAAQSDGAIVGSAIVKLCAAHGVDCVPYVKEYVKSMKDAVKEV
- a CDS encoding phosphoribosylanthranilate isomerase, with protein sequence MTREQQQRTKIKICGLKRPEDITYVNEAKPDYCGFIIEFPKSSRNVTGDQVRTLTANLHPDIIPVGVFVNASPERVEELLLDGTIQIAQLHGQEDEDYIRRIQRNTRHQVIKAFSVKTTQDIELALQSPADYILLDQGSGGTGKTFDWSLIPEITRPFFLAGGLGPDNLEQAVRTIRSYAVDLSSSVETDGVKDRSKIVEAVNLVHK